AAGGCGTTGCCGGCGACGTCCCGGACCCCGGTGGTGACCGTGAGGGTGTAGGTCGTGCGGCGCTCCAGCGCCCTGGCCGGGTCGAGCACGACGGTCCGGGTCCTTGCGTCGTAGCGGACCTCGGCGCGCACCTTGTTCGCGCTCCCCCTGCCCTTGAGGAAGACGGTTCGTCGCGTGACCGAGCCGGCCTTCAGCGACTCGCTGGCCCGCACCTTGACGGTCGTGGAGACCGGGACCTTCCGGGCGCCGGCCCTCGGGGTCGTCCGGGTCGCGGTCGGACCCGAGGTGTCGGTCGGCGCCGCGGACGAGGTGAGGGCGATGGTGTCGCTGACCACCGCCGACTCGTTGCCGTCCTTGTCGCGGAACTGGGCGTAGACGGTCTTGACGCCGTCGCCGGCGCTCAGCGTCCAGGCCGCCGAGGTGACGTAGGGCTGGTAGGCGGAGAACGTGGTCCCGTCGTTGCTCAGGCGCACCTGGTCCAGCCCGCTCGAGGGAGCCGGGTCGCTCGCCGACAGGTCGAGCCGCACGGACGGCGTCGCCGTGGTCGCTGCGCCTCCGTCGATCACCACGTCGCCGCTGGGTCGCTGCGACTCGGACCAGGCGAGGTCGAGGGACCAGCCGTCGATCGAGACCGTGTCACCGCTCGCTGCGTCGTAGGCGTAGAGCTTCCAGACGCCGTTGGGGTTCGTCCCGTCGAACGCGGCGAGGGGCGTCTGGCCGGTCGCGACCGGGGCGGGGTCGGGGAACGGGACCGTGCCGCCGAAGTAGCTGGCCGGCTGGTAGGTGCCGCTCGCGAGTGCTGTCTCGTCGGGCAGCGCGCCCGGCGCCTCGTCGTCGAGGACCAGGTCGACGCCGTCGACGACGTGCTGGCCCCCGGTCTCGGCGAGCAGGGTGGCCTGCTGGCCGCCGGGGCCGACGAGGAGCAGGGCCAGGTCGTCGGGGTAGGTCGAGGTGAGTCCGTCCAGCCGGACGTCCACGTCGGAGAGCGAGGGCAGGCCGCCGACCTCGACGGTGCTCGGGTACGCCGTGGAGTCCTGGTCGATGGACAGGCTCCAGCCGGCGATGGAGCCGGTGTCGCCACCGGTGTCGTCGAGGACGTAGAGGCGCCAGGTCCCCGCGGCGTCCGTGCCGTTGAAGACGGCCAGCGAGGTGGTGTGGTCGCTGGTGGGAGCCGGCGCCGGGAAGGGGTCGGTGTCCGTGGACCAGTCGGTGGGCCTCGCCTCGGACTGCGTGATCGCCGACTGGTCCGGCAGCCCGGCGCCGGCCGAGTCGCTGAAGGTCAGGTTCGCGTCCACGAGGTCGTTGCTGCTTGCCGCGTCGCTCATCAGCGTCACCTGCTGCCCGCCCGGCCCCACGAGCATGACGTCGAGGTCGTCGGGGTGGGTGTGGGAGATCCCGCGCAGGGTCACGTCGACGTCGGTGATCGCGCCGCGGTGCGCGACCGAGAGGGTGGACGGGTACTGCGACGCCGGCCCCTGGTTGGGGAGGACGAGCGGCCCGCCGGTGGTCTCGACGTTGTTGTTCCTCCCGCCG
This genomic stretch from Nocardioides renjunii harbors:
- a CDS encoding proprotein convertase P-domain-containing protein; the encoded protein is MTTTPRRLRLSAPSLAISLAVGLVGVLHAPAAADTTTTFGQSTKLYVGGRNNNVETTGGPLVLPNQGPASQYPSTLSVAHRGAITDVDVTLRGISHTHPDDLDVMLVGPGGQQVTLMSDAASSNDLVDANLTFSDSAGAGLPDQSAITQSEARPTDWSTDTDPFPAPAPTSDHTTSLAVFNGTDAAGTWRLYVLDDTGGDTGSIAGWSLSIDQDSTAYPSTVEVGGLPSLSDVDVRLDGLTSTYPDDLALLLVGPGGQQATLLAETGGQHVVDGVDLVLDDEAPGALPDETALASGTYQPASYFGGTVPFPDPAPVATGQTPLAAFDGTNPNGVWKLYAYDAASGDTVSIDGWSLDLAWSESQRPSGDVVIDGGAATTATPSVRLDLSASDPAPSSGLDQVRLSNDGTTFSAYQPYVTSAAWTLSAGDGVKTVYAQFRDKDGNESAVVSDTIALTSSAAPTDTSGPTATRTTPRAGARKVPVSTTVKVRASESLKAGSVTRRTVFLKGRGSANKVRAEVRYDARTRTVVLDPARALERRTTYTLTVTTGVRDVAGNAFDAKPGTPGPQALTLRFRTA